The following proteins are encoded in a genomic region of Sulfurimonas sp. HSL3-7:
- the gap gene encoding type I glyceraldehyde-3-phosphate dehydrogenase: MAVKAAINGTGRIGMIVAKIITSRDDIELVAINTTAKADMLEYLFKYDSVHTGVSAKVLDEKTIEINGKKVAMFSTRDPEELDFGSAGAEVVIECTGVFLTTEKAQSYLKNGVKKVVMSAPAKDDTPTYVLNINTDAYKGEDIISNASCTTNCLAPICKVLDDAFGIDNGLMTTIHSYTNDQNILDVKHSKDMRRARAAAVNMIPTTTGAAKAIGKVMPHLQGKLNGYAMRVPTPDVSVVDLTVNLKKEVTKEEINAAFDVAAAGNFAGLIEIDNDKRVSSDFVGSTYSATYVPDMTSVVDGKTVKVLAWYDNEWGYSSRLVDMCVFVGQN, translated from the coding sequence ATGGCAGTAAAAGCGGCAATTAACGGGACAGGAAGAATAGGGATGATCGTGGCAAAGATCATCACTTCGCGTGATGATATCGAGCTCGTTGCAATCAATACTACGGCAAAAGCCGATATGCTTGAGTACCTTTTCAAATATGACAGCGTGCATACGGGCGTGAGCGCCAAAGTGCTGGATGAGAAAACGATCGAGATCAACGGCAAAAAAGTGGCCATGTTCAGCACGCGCGATCCCGAAGAGCTTGATTTCGGTTCAGCCGGAGCGGAAGTCGTGATCGAGTGTACGGGTGTCTTCCTGACAACCGAAAAAGCGCAGTCGTATCTCAAGAACGGCGTTAAAAAGGTCGTTATGTCGGCCCCGGCCAAAGATGATACGCCGACCTATGTACTGAATATCAATACCGATGCGTACAAAGGCGAAGACATTATCTCCAACGCCAGCTGTACCACCAACTGTCTCGCACCGATCTGTAAAGTCCTGGATGACGCATTCGGCATTGACAACGGCCTGATGACGACCATCCACTCCTACACGAACGACCAGAATATTCTCGATGTCAAACACAGCAAAGATATGCGTCGTGCCCGTGCTGCAGCGGTGAATATGATCCCGACAACAACGGGAGCCGCCAAGGCGATCGGAAAGGTGATGCCGCACCTTCAGGGCAAATTGAACGGCTATGCGATGCGTGTTCCGACCCCGGATGTATCGGTCGTCGATCTGACGGTCAATCTTAAAAAAGAGGTCACCAAAGAGGAGATCAATGCCGCATTTGACGTTGCAGCAGCAGGGAACTTTGCCGGACTGATCGAGATCGACAACGACAAGCGCGTATCGAGCGACTTTGTCGGTTCGACCTACAGCGCTACCTATGTACCGGATATGACCAGCGTTGTCGATGGCAAAACGGTAAAAGTTCTTGCCTGGTATGACAATGAATGGGGATACAGCAGCCGCCTGGTCGATATGTGTGTTTTTGTCGGACAGAACTAA
- a CDS encoding glucose-6-phosphate isomerase produces MLSFAKHFSFEPASEHKGVMQSAMAAVKEEMQSDKIGYYKLPSHSLSHLEALDAIDTSMYEQVVVIGIGGSSLGSKAIDSFLRPITPGVKEVLFFENSDPLTITENLAKVDKEKAAFFVISKSGSTIETTSIFKTIIAACRLDLDGADRDRVFVITDANSPLSAFASHHRLREFIIPDNVGGRFSVLSAVGVVPLQVAGYDMQGVLEGAGSFIERFFQGREDHLLEKACYLYENAAQQNINVLFSYADRLENFTKWYVQLWGESLGKIDSENNSVGLTPIGIIGAVDQHSFLQLVIQGPKDKSVTFVKIGDFDNDLMIPDLSLYGIEKTDFINGKSFNTLINAQCDATMQSVIASGAAVDAIAIDKVSAESIGAIIAYYELLTSVTGSMFKINTYDQPGVELGKQMLYQNLSK; encoded by the coding sequence ATGCTCAGCTTTGCAAAACATTTCTCTTTTGAACCTGCATCAGAACACAAAGGTGTGATGCAGAGCGCCATGGCTGCAGTTAAAGAAGAGATGCAGAGCGATAAGATAGGGTATTATAAACTGCCGTCGCATTCGCTGTCGCACCTTGAGGCACTAGATGCGATCGATACCAGCATGTACGAGCAGGTCGTTGTCATCGGTATCGGCGGCTCCTCGCTTGGAAGCAAAGCGATCGACTCTTTTTTGCGCCCCATCACGCCGGGCGTCAAAGAGGTGCTTTTTTTTGAAAACTCCGACCCCCTTACCATCACGGAGAACCTGGCAAAAGTAGACAAAGAGAAGGCCGCCTTTTTTGTGATCTCCAAGTCCGGTTCGACGATCGAGACGACATCCATCTTTAAAACGATCATCGCTGCCTGCCGACTCGATCTTGACGGCGCTGACCGCGACCGTGTCTTTGTGATTACCGATGCTAACTCGCCGCTCTCTGCATTTGCTTCGCATCACCGTCTTAGAGAATTTATTATCCCCGATAATGTCGGCGGACGCTTTTCGGTGCTCAGTGCAGTCGGCGTTGTGCCGCTTCAGGTAGCGGGTTATGATATGCAGGGCGTACTGGAGGGTGCCGGCAGTTTTATAGAACGTTTTTTCCAGGGCAGGGAAGACCACCTTCTGGAAAAAGCGTGCTATCTGTATGAAAATGCAGCGCAGCAGAACATCAACGTACTCTTCTCCTATGCCGACCGCCTTGAGAATTTTACAAAGTGGTATGTCCAGCTTTGGGGTGAATCGCTTGGCAAGATCGACAGCGAAAACAACAGCGTGGGGCTCACCCCAATCGGGATCATCGGTGCAGTCGATCAGCACTCTTTTTTGCAGCTTGTCATTCAGGGCCCCAAAGACAAGAGTGTGACCTTTGTCAAGATCGGAGATTTTGATAACGATCTTATGATCCCCGATCTCTCGCTCTATGGCATTGAAAAGACCGATTTTATCAACGGCAAAAGCTTCAACACCCTTATCAATGCCCAGTGCGATGCGACCATGCAGAGCGTTATCGCATCCGGCGCTGCCGTAGATGCGATTGCCATCGATAAGGTCTCGGCTGAAAGCATCGGTGCTATTATCGCCTATTACGAGCTTTTGACCTCCGTGACAGGCTCTATGTTTAAGATCAATACCTATGACCAGCCCGGTGTTGAACTCGGCAAACAGATGCTTTACCAAAACCTATCGAAATAA
- the glgP gene encoding alpha-glucan family phosphorylase yields MNLFSYDINRKYSKTVAYFSMEFAVDQALKIYAGGLGFLAGSHMRSAYDLKQSVIGVGLLWSFGYYDQSRNEDLTLRPTFTRKFYYFLEELPVRVTVKVHHEDVVVKAFLLRPDVFGTAPMILLSTDTDENDYLSRTITHKLYDGNERTRVAQEIILGIGGAKVLAALEQTVDIYHMNEGHALPLVYELYDRYKNMDEVRKHVVFTTHTPEAAGNEIHNFNFLHEMGFFNDLSPETARRISGYEENDDFSLTVGALRSAKIANGVSKIHGTVANEMWVDVENRCEIISITNAQNKKFWRDKTLIRALDEHEDYEVIARKKHLKRVLFDTVADQTGKMFDPEVLTIVWARRFAEYKRPGLLKYDFERFVRLIKRTDRPVQIIWAGKPYPTDQGATDLFNELIRISHHYKNMAVLVGYELALSRLLKQGSDVWLNTPRITREASGTSGMTASMNGSIHFSIDDGWHPEFARDGKNAFTIPALDYVLSVEEQDRLDNQHMMDILEERIIPTYYDRPDEWVKIMKNAMSDIEVDFDSGRMAAEYYDRMFTV; encoded by the coding sequence GTGAATCTATTTTCATACGATATCAACAGGAAGTACAGTAAGACGGTCGCTTACTTCTCCATGGAGTTCGCCGTTGACCAGGCGCTGAAGATCTACGCCGGCGGATTGGGCTTCTTGGCAGGTTCGCACATGCGCAGCGCCTATGACCTCAAACAGAGTGTCATCGGCGTCGGACTGCTGTGGAGTTTCGGCTATTACGATCAGTCCCGCAATGAAGACCTGACGTTGCGGCCGACGTTCACACGGAAGTTTTACTATTTTCTCGAAGAGCTGCCGGTCAGGGTGACGGTCAAGGTCCATCATGAGGATGTCGTGGTCAAGGCTTTTTTGCTCCGTCCGGATGTTTTTGGTACGGCGCCGATGATCCTGCTCTCTACCGATACCGATGAGAATGATTATCTCTCACGAACGATCACGCATAAGCTCTATGACGGCAATGAACGCACCCGTGTCGCCCAGGAGATCATTTTGGGTATCGGCGGGGCCAAAGTGCTGGCGGCACTGGAGCAAACGGTCGATATCTACCATATGAACGAAGGGCATGCATTGCCTTTGGTCTATGAACTCTATGACCGCTATAAAAATATGGATGAGGTCCGAAAACATGTTGTCTTTACCACACACACGCCGGAAGCGGCCGGAAATGAGATCCATAATTTCAATTTCCTGCATGAGATGGGCTTCTTTAACGACTTATCACCTGAGACAGCCCGACGGATCAGCGGCTATGAAGAGAATGATGACTTTAGTTTGACGGTGGGTGCGCTTCGCAGTGCAAAGATCGCGAATGGTGTCTCCAAAATCCATGGCACGGTTGCCAATGAGATGTGGGTGGATGTCGAAAACCGCTGCGAGATTATCTCGATTACCAATGCGCAGAACAAAAAGTTCTGGAGGGATAAGACACTGATTCGTGCCCTTGATGAGCATGAAGACTACGAAGTGATCGCCCGTAAAAAACACCTCAAGCGTGTTCTCTTTGATACAGTTGCCGACCAGACGGGAAAAATGTTTGATCCCGAGGTGCTGACGATCGTATGGGCACGGCGTTTTGCGGAGTACAAGCGTCCGGGTCTGCTTAAATACGATTTTGAACGTTTTGTCAGGCTGATCAAGCGTACCGACAGGCCGGTACAGATCATCTGGGCAGGAAAACCCTATCCGACGGACCAGGGAGCGACGGACCTCTTTAACGAGCTGATCCGTATCAGTCACCACTATAAGAACATGGCGGTTCTGGTGGGGTATGAGCTTGCCCTCTCCCGTCTCTTGAAGCAGGGAAGCGACGTCTGGCTCAATACGCCGCGGATCACCCGTGAAGCGAGCGGAACGAGCGGTATGACGGCGAGCATGAACGGCTCTATCCACTTCTCTATTGATGACGGGTGGCATCCGGAGTTCGCACGCGACGGCAAGAACGCTTTTACGATCCCTGCGCTTGACTACGTCCTGTCTGTTGAAGAGCAGGACCGTCTGGACAACCAACATATGATGGATATCCTCGAAGAGAGGATCATCCCGACCTATTACGACAGACCCGATGAGTGGGTGAAGATTATGAAAAATGCAATGTCCGATATTGAAGTCGATTTTGATTCGGGACGCATGGCGGCGGAGTACTATGACCGCATGTTTACCGTTTAA
- a CDS encoding phosphoglycerate kinase: MTSNLDYMRGVKSLRDIDVSGKRVLIRVDFNVPVDAHNNITDDRRIRSALPTINYCIDHNACSITLVSHFGRPKGQYEEKYSLKHIRKRLERLLQKKVEFVEDFEASKDEIATCSLERVFLLENIRFYEGEKQNDPALSKKLASICDVYVNDAFGASHRQHASTYGVTEYVETKVAGFLMMREIEAFSKALQEPVRPIALVVGGAKISSKITLLKAVLQKIDKLIIGGAMSNTFLKALGYDMQASLYEEAYIETARDVLEMARQNSVKIYLPVDIVITDSIEAPVDVKVVPAQDVLAGFKAVDIGPATVKLFGEAIGLSNTIIWNGPMGIYEVDKFSKGTFKIANIIADSYAYTIVGGGDTADAVDRASEAENFSFISTGGGASLELLEGKILPGFSNLDRNLDTID; this comes from the coding sequence ATGACCTCAAATCTTGATTATATGCGCGGTGTAAAAAGTCTCAGGGATATTGATGTGAGCGGCAAGCGTGTCTTGATCCGGGTGGACTTCAATGTCCCGGTCGATGCGCACAATAATATCACGGACGACCGCCGCATACGTTCGGCATTGCCGACGATCAACTATTGTATCGACCACAACGCCTGTTCCATCACGCTGGTCTCTCACTTCGGACGCCCGAAAGGGCAGTATGAGGAGAAGTACAGTCTAAAGCATATCCGCAAACGGCTGGAACGCCTGCTGCAAAAAAAAGTTGAATTCGTCGAAGACTTTGAAGCCTCTAAAGACGAGATTGCCACCTGCTCGCTCGAACGGGTCTTTCTGCTTGAAAACATCCGTTTTTACGAGGGCGAAAAACAGAACGACCCCGCACTCTCAAAAAAACTGGCCTCTATCTGTGATGTTTACGTCAATGACGCTTTCGGCGCTTCGCACCGTCAGCATGCCTCGACCTACGGCGTCACAGAATATGTGGAGACCAAGGTGGCCGGTTTCCTGATGATGCGTGAGATCGAAGCCTTCTCTAAAGCCCTTCAGGAGCCGGTCCGCCCCATTGCCCTGGTCGTCGGCGGGGCCAAGATCTCCTCAAAGATCACACTGCTTAAAGCGGTGCTGCAAAAGATCGACAAACTGATTATCGGCGGTGCGATGAGCAATACGTTTTTAAAAGCACTCGGCTACGATATGCAGGCATCGCTTTATGAAGAGGCCTATATTGAAACGGCGCGCGATGTCCTGGAGATGGCCCGTCAAAACAGCGTCAAGATCTATCTTCCGGTGGATATTGTCATTACGGATTCGATAGAGGCACCGGTCGATGTCAAAGTGGTGCCGGCCCAGGATGTGCTGGCCGGGTTCAAAGCCGTCGATATCGGCCCGGCGACGGTGAAACTCTTCGGTGAAGCGATCGGCCTTTCCAATACGATTATCTGGAACGGCCCGATGGGGATCTATGAGGTGGACAAGTTTTCAAAAGGGACTTTCAAGATCGCCAATATCATCGCTGATTCCTACGCCTACACGATTGTCGGCGGCGGCGATACGGCTGATGCGGTGGACCGGGCCTCGGAAGCGGAGAATTTCAGTTTTATCTCTACGGGCGGCGGTGCGAGCCTGGAGCTGCTGGAGGGAAAGATACTCCCCGGTTTTAGCAACCTCGATCGCAATTTAGATACAATAGATTAA
- a CDS encoding isoamylase early set domain-containing protein, producing MIKITPKGKKGWVTFSFVPQEGDNVSICGEWNDWQEEAMKMKKSGEFYITKVLPLGKEYQFGYRVNGEQWHCDSELGCVASPFGSQNSLLKL from the coding sequence ATGATAAAGATCACACCAAAAGGTAAAAAGGGCTGGGTTACTTTCAGTTTTGTTCCCCAAGAGGGAGATAACGTTTCTATTTGCGGTGAATGGAACGACTGGCAGGAAGAAGCGATGAAGATGAAAAAAAGCGGAGAGTTTTATATCACAAAGGTTCTTCCTCTTGGCAAGGAGTATCAGTTCGGTTACCGTGTCAACGGCGAGCAGTGGCACTGCGACAGTGAACTCGGATGTGTCGCTTCGCCGTTCGGTTCCCAAAACTCGCTCTTAAAGCTGTAG
- a CDS encoding sugar phosphate nucleotidyltransferase, producing MKAVVMAGGFGTRIQPLTNSRPKPMLPVINRPMMEHTMMTLKDLGITEFIVLLYFKPEIIQDYFKDGSDFGIKITYVIPDDDYGTAGAVKLAQEHIGDDNFIIISGDLVTDFDFQKIFDFHKKRKAQLSIGLTSVDNPLQFGVVIANEDNVIEKFLEKPSWGEVFSDTINTGIYIIEPEILDYIPEGKNFDFAKDLFPLLMQQEIPLMGYSLEGYWRDVGNPESYREVFEDILGNRLNFVIPGKAVSCPDGTLYSDVAYDLDKSIEIMGNVVLGKNVTIGKNVKLNNVVIGDNVTIGEGSHIRNTVFWENITVGKNARLDNSVICNDNIIGKNVTAKAGLILAQGCDIGELVTFEQDVTIWPDKKVEAASIVSHNLILGSRYKNSIFENGSVTGKSNVELSCEMATNLGEAFAAQLPVGSKVVVGRDYDKSSRMLKRAFLGGLLSAGVNVVDLKGTPPSVLRYTLAHDSTLVGGAHFKQDVADPTSSQITLFNEEAIRIDSNSAKGIEKAFFLEQFRRVDYSQIGEIHETLYEKECHEYKAAVEQTIDHGVIKCGNFRVAVDLMHGSTADIFPNILNDLGVENIALNAYHDHKKLSNIAALEKRCEANISTIVSSLEYDMGVMIYPNSQRLSIVTDEGEILDKVKGLLIVLSLLNMDTSKAKKKVFLPTWAPDIVNFENLEIERGKYANFKAAKLREYALIATVDGNFAFTEFGVTRDAMYASLKIMELVSCHGVKLSELSSRIEAFHYSSMKIECTQALKGKMMRKFLEDAKGKHSSSLDGVKIWENDTDWILMIPDQYSDHLNIYIQAQDNTAGKALYERYSAKIAQWSQET from the coding sequence ATGAAAGCAGTCGTTATGGCGGGGGGATTCGGAACACGGATCCAGCCGCTTACCAACTCCAGACCAAAGCCAATGTTGCCTGTCATCAACCGTCCGATGATGGAGCATACGATGATGACATTGAAAGATCTCGGTATTACCGAGTTTATCGTACTGCTTTATTTCAAGCCGGAGATCATTCAAGATTACTTCAAAGACGGAAGTGATTTCGGTATCAAGATCACCTATGTTATTCCGGATGATGACTACGGAACGGCCGGTGCCGTCAAATTGGCACAGGAACATATCGGCGATGATAATTTTATCATCATTAGCGGCGATCTGGTGACCGACTTTGATTTTCAGAAGATCTTCGATTTTCACAAAAAGAGGAAAGCGCAACTCTCTATCGGTCTGACGTCGGTGGACAACCCGCTGCAGTTCGGTGTCGTTATTGCCAACGAAGATAATGTTATTGAGAAGTTCCTCGAAAAGCCGAGTTGGGGCGAGGTCTTCAGTGATACGATCAACACCGGTATTTACATCATCGAACCGGAGATCCTTGACTACATTCCCGAAGGAAAAAACTTTGATTTTGCCAAAGACCTTTTCCCGCTGCTGATGCAGCAGGAGATACCGCTGATGGGTTACAGTCTTGAGGGGTATTGGCGCGACGTGGGTAATCCGGAGAGCTATCGCGAGGTCTTTGAAGACATCTTGGGAAACCGTCTCAACTTTGTTATTCCGGGCAAGGCGGTCTCCTGTCCCGACGGCACGCTTTACAGTGATGTTGCTTACGATCTGGACAAGAGTATCGAGATCATGGGCAATGTCGTACTTGGCAAGAATGTCACGATAGGGAAGAATGTCAAGCTCAACAATGTTGTCATCGGCGACAATGTAACGATTGGCGAGGGCAGCCACATTCGAAATACGGTCTTCTGGGAAAACATCACGGTGGGCAAAAATGCACGCCTTGACAACAGTGTTATCTGCAATGACAACATTATCGGCAAAAACGTGACGGCCAAAGCAGGTCTGATCCTGGCACAAGGGTGCGATATCGGCGAACTGGTGACCTTTGAGCAGGATGTCACCATCTGGCCCGATAAAAAAGTCGAAGCGGCTTCGATCGTCAGTCATAACCTGATCCTGGGAAGCCGTTACAAAAACTCCATCTTTGAAAACGGAAGCGTTACGGGTAAAAGCAATGTCGAACTTTCCTGCGAAATGGCGACGAATTTGGGCGAGGCCTTTGCCGCCCAGCTGCCTGTCGGCTCCAAAGTAGTCGTCGGACGTGACTATGACAAGAGTTCACGCATGCTGAAGAGGGCATTTTTAGGCGGCCTTCTCTCGGCAGGTGTGAATGTTGTGGACCTTAAAGGTACGCCGCCGTCCGTATTGCGCTATACGCTGGCCCATGACAGTACGCTTGTAGGCGGTGCCCATTTTAAACAGGATGTCGCCGATCCGACCAGTTCGCAGATTACCCTGTTCAACGAAGAGGCGATCCGTATCGATTCGAATTCGGCCAAAGGGATTGAGAAGGCATTTTTTCTCGAACAGTTCCGACGTGTCGACTACTCCCAGATCGGCGAGATCCATGAGACACTGTACGAAAAAGAGTGCCATGAGTATAAAGCTGCGGTAGAGCAGACGATCGATCACGGTGTTATCAAGTGCGGTAATTTTCGCGTTGCCGTCGATCTGATGCACGGCAGTACCGCCGATATTTTTCCCAACATCCTTAATGACCTGGGTGTCGAAAATATTGCGCTTAATGCCTATCATGACCATAAAAAACTTTCTAATATTGCCGCCCTTGAAAAACGTTGCGAGGCGAATATCTCTACGATCGTAAGCAGTTTAGAGTACGACATGGGTGTGATGATCTACCCCAATTCACAACGCCTCAGTATCGTGACCGACGAAGGTGAAATCCTCGATAAGGTCAAGGGATTGCTGATCGTGTTGAGCCTGTTGAACATGGATACATCAAAAGCGAAAAAGAAGGTTTTCCTGCCGACCTGGGCGCCGGATATCGTCAATTTTGAAAATCTGGAGATCGAACGCGGCAAGTACGCCAACTTCAAAGCTGCAAAGCTTAGAGAGTACGCCCTTATCGCTACTGTTGACGGCAACTTTGCCTTTACCGAATTCGGCGTCACGCGTGACGCCATGTACGCAAGTCTCAAGATAATGGAGCTGGTAAGCTGTCACGGGGTCAAGCTTTCCGAACTCTCCAGCCGCATTGAAGCTTTCCATTACAGCTCTATGAAGATAGAGTGCACCCAGGCCCTTAAAGGCAAGATGATGCGCAAATTTCTTGAAGATGCCAAGGGCAAGCATTCCTCATCTCTTGACGGTGTTAAGATATGGGAAAACGATACCGATTGGATATTGATGATCCCCGATCAATACAGCGACCATCTCAATATCTATATCCAGGCACAGGACAATACCGCTGGCAAGGCGCTGTACGAGCGTTACAGCGCT